The following coding sequences lie in one Arachis ipaensis cultivar K30076 chromosome B05, Araip1.1, whole genome shotgun sequence genomic window:
- the LOC107642161 gene encoding denticleless protein homolog A, with protein sequence MDVTKRSSVFTQITSRELNSFRVRKRPYMDGFVTGFVEHGAVGVHHSEDGTIPMSLSFCKTPKFSHILALSDEDGYLSLFDSRKKFSVLSSFEENAEKAKICEWVSHLNAVFDICWIKEDTQILTASGDQTMKVWDVQEKKCIGVLTGHTGSVKSMCAHPNNADIIVSGSRDGSFCLWDLRCKSATRGRHGEVSICSTAVVKGAHLSSQAKRVRKGKAKSMSITSVLCLKDQVSIATAGAVDSVLKFWDTRNLKSFVTQASPRPQSTEKERLHGISSLSQDESGLFLSASCMDNCIYLYNILQLDKGPFRSFPGCPIESFFVKAAISPDASQIVSGSSNGNAYVWQVNKPQATPVILKSHDAEVTAVDWNHSEIGKLATASDDCTVRIWNQTNYICDKKTSCSIRRRVMAMPCTESKILLNNEEKYLKSIDNESLDPPIKLATPITPPKILAPEGWHKNKLPSGFNQTSSSEKTPESALKSPSSVLNPPSSLKRTIRDYFLASS encoded by the exons ATGGACGTTACAAAACGTAGCTCCGTCTTCACCCAAATCACTTCAAGGGAGCTCAATTCCTTCCGAG TTCGCAAACGGCCTTACATGGATGGATTCGTCACTGGATTCGTGGAACACGGTGCTGTTGGAGTTCACCACAGCGAAGATGGTACCATTCCCATGTCCCTCTCTTTCTGTAAG acTCCCAAGTTTTCACACATTCTGGCTTTATCTGATGAAGATGGATACCTAAGCTTATTTGATTCGCGTAAAAAATTCTCCGTATTATCCTCGTTTGAAGAAAATGCAG AGAAAGCGAAGATCTGTGAGTGGGTTTCGCATCTTAATGCCGTGTTTGATATCTGTTGGATTAAG GAAGACACACAGATACTCACAGCTTCTGGTGATCAGACA ATGAAGGTATGGGATGTACAAGAAAAGAAATGTATTGGAGTGTTGACGGGGCACACAGGGAGTGTGAAGTCTATGTGTGCTCATCCAAATAATGCTG ATATTATTGTCTCTGGTTCAAGAGATGGATCCTTTTGTCTCTGGGACTTAAGATGCAAATCGGCAACTAGGGGTAGACATGGAGAAGTTAGCATATG TTCAACGGCTGTTGTCAAAGGAGCACATCTTTCATCTCAAGCAAAACGTGTCAGAAAGGGCAAG GCCAAGTCGATGAGCATTACATCTGTTCTTTGTCTTAAGGACCAGGTTTCCATAGCCACTGCAGGGGCAGTGGATAG TGTGTTGAAGTTTTGGGATACCAGAAATTTGAAAAGTTTTGTTACACAGGCATCTCCTCGTCCTCAGTCAACAGAAAAG GAAAGATTACATGGCATATCTAGCTTGTCCCAAGATGAAAGTGGTCTTTTTCTTTCAGCATCCTGCATGGATAACTG CATTTATCTGTATAACATCCTTCAACTTGACAAGGGGCCTTTCAGATCTTTTCCTGGTTGTCCCATAGAATCATTTTTTGTCAAG GCTGCCATTAGCCCAGATGCGTCTCAAATAGTCAGTGGTTCTAGTAATGGAAATGCCTATGTCTGGCAG GTTAACAAGCCCCAAGCGACGCCTGTTATTTTGAAAAGTCATGATGCGGAGGTTACAGCAGTTGACTG GAACCACTCTGAGATTGGTAAATTAGCAACTGCATCAGATGATTGCACA GTTCGGATTTGGAACCAAACCAATTATATCTGCGACAAAAAGACTTCATGTTCCATCCGCAGAAGAGTAATGGCAATGCCTTGTACAGAAAGCAAAATTCTACTGAACAATGAAGAAAAGTATCTCAAGTCAATAGACAATGAATCATTAGATCCCCCAATTAAGTTAGCCACTCCAATCACACCACCTAAAATTCTTGCACCTGAAGGGTGGCACAAGAACAAGCTGCCCTCAGGATTCAATCAAACTTCATCATCTGAAAAGACTCCAGAATCTGCTTTGAAGAGCCCCTCATCTGTTTTGAACCCTCCATCTTCCTTGAAAAGAACTATCCGGGACTACTTTTTGGCATCTTCATGA
- the LOC107644541 gene encoding mitogen-activated protein kinase kinase 3 → MSMTGLEELKKKLVPLFDAEKGFSTSSTLDPCDSYTLSDGGTVNLLSRSYGVYNINELGLQKCTSRSVHETADQSEKTYRCASHEMRIFGAIGSGASSIVQRAIHIPTHRILALKKINIFEKEKRQQLLTEIRALCEAPCYQGLVEFHGAFYTPDSGQISIALEYMDGGSLADILRKHRRIPEPILSSMFQKLLHGLRYLHGVRYLVHRDIKPANLLINLKGEPKITDFGISAGLENSVAMCATFVGTVTYMSPERIRNESYSYPADIWSLGLALLECGTGEFPYTANEGPVNLMLQILDDPSPSPSKQVFSPEFCSFVDACLQKDPESRPTAEQLLLHPFITKYENAEIDLAAFVRSVFDPTQRLKDLADMLTLHYYLLFDGPDDLWQHTRSLYNENSIFNFSGKQHVGPNNIFTTLSSIRSTLLGDWPPEKLVHVVEKLQCRAHGEDGVAIRVSGSFIIGNQFLICGEGIQVEGLPNFKDLGIDIPSTRLGTFHEQFIVEATNLIGCYNIVNQELYICQ, encoded by the exons ATGTCAATGACTGGGTTGGAGGAATTGAAGAAAAAGCTTGTACCTTTGTTTGATGCTGAGAAGGGCTTCTCAACAAGCTCAACCTTGGACCCTTGTGATTCTTACACT TTATCCGATGGTGGGACCGTGAACTTGTTGAGCAGATCATATGGGGTGTACAATATCAATGAGCTTGGGTTGCAAAAGTGCACATCTCGATCTGTTCACGAGACTGCTGATCAGAGTGAGAAAACATATAGGTGTGCCTCCCACGAGATGCGAATATTCGGAGCAATTGGTAGTGGTGCCAGCAGTATTGTCCAGAGAGCTATTCATATACCAACACATAGGATTCTAGCTTTGAAGAAGATTAATATCTTTGAGAAG GAGAAAAGACAGCAGCTCCTAACAGAGATAAGGGCACTATGCGAAGCGCCTTGTTATCAGGGTCTTGTAGAGTTTCATGGGGCATTTTACACTCCGGACTCTGGACAAATAAGCATAGCTCTGGAGTATATGGATGGAGGATCGCTTGCAGATATCTTGCGAAAGCATAGAAGGATACCTGAACCTATTCTTTCATCCATGTTTCAGAAGCTCCTACAT GGTCTAAGATATCTTCATGGAGTCAGATATTTAGTTCACAGAGACATAAAGCCTGCCAATTTACTCATAAACCTCAAGGGGGAGCCGAAAATTACTGACTTTGGTATCAGTGCTGGCTTAGAGAATTCAGTGGCAATG TGTGCTACATTTGTTGGAACTGTTACGTACATGTCTCCTGAGAGAATCCGAAATGAAAGCTATTCTTATCCAGCCGATATTTGGAGCCTTGGTCTTGCTCTCCTCGAGTGTGGAACAGGAGAATTCCCATATACAGCTAATGAGGGTCCTGTAAATCTTATGCTGCAG ATTTTGGATGATCCATCACCATCCCCGTCAAAACAAGTGTTTTCGCCCGAGTTCTGCTCTTTTGTTGATGCTTGCTTACAGAAGGATCCAGAAAGTAGGCCAACTGCAGAACAG CTTCTTTTGCACCCTTTTATTACAAAGTATGAGAATGCGGAGATAGATTTAGCGGCATTTGTTCGAAGTGTTTTTGATCCTACACAAAGATTAAAGGATTTGGCAGAT ATGTTGACATTACATTATTACTTACTATTTGATGGACCTGATGATTTGTGGCAACACACAAGGAGCTTGTATAATGAAAACTCAATTTTCAA TTTCTCTGGGAAACAACATGTTGGTCCAAACAATATCTTCACAACCCTATCGAGTATTCGAAGTACGTTACTTGGCGATTGGCCTCCCGAGAAGTTGGTGCATGTCGTTGAAAAGCTTCAGTGTCGTGCTCACGGCGAAGATGGAGTCGCAATCAGGGTCTCAGGATCATTCATAATTGGGAATCAGTTTCTCATTTGTGGAGAGGGCATTCAAGTAGAAGGCTTACCAAACTTCAAGGATCTTGGAATTGATATTCCTAGCACGAGATTGGGTACATTTCATGAACAATTCATAGTGGAGGCAACAAACCTAATTGGATGCTACAACATTGTTAACCAAGAGTTGTATATTTGCCAATAA